In Mercenaria mercenaria strain notata chromosome 13, MADL_Memer_1, whole genome shotgun sequence, a single window of DNA contains:
- the LOC123530211 gene encoding uncharacterized protein LOC123530211: protein MATYEQIASSEDDYDFICTPCKQREMISEAKKFCVECGEYFCSTCLSFHEHFGATKGHTLINCQDVSTGRVETRLDKCKVHNDKEEDMVCGEHSIVCCRVCIATYHRLCQRVDYLPHAAQSFKEGKNCVELGKNVKRKIGIIQRSYIEYMTRAVQLKMRKKTLLKRLEEFRMSTTELIENLVNEAEKDIEDTYKPEMSGTQKHIENTEKLLSKLNTLSEDFENDKDPILVYKNALECKRTLKDTQFKPDALDKKMAVNDKALSRISDTVKKSLNNDRYFGVIDVEGLGAKSDVPNMCVLSDGSYFLSHFHGNKIIHIDNNLKGVDAFDAESCVWGLCAINQNEIAFTMPIIKKVQFLTYDKKPVLKTSFSTKVFCRGIAYCNENIYVTGGEFQDVESAQINIFDLKGRLLNTLENCSYDKYFLKIPRSIIVNTDYIYVTDCCIGVICMDLYGKQKWTYKSSKCKYPWGICFTPKSNLLIAGLESNNIAVVSKDGELLGELLNEDDGISAPKAVSIDIANSRLLVTTSKGSVLKVFEFEDCEI, encoded by the exons ATGGCAACATACGAACAAATTGCTTCTTCCGAAGACGATTATGATTTTATCTGCACTCCATGTAAGCAACGGGAGATGATTTCAGAAGCAAAAAAGTTTTGTGTGGAATGTGGAGAGTATTTTTGTTCGACATGCTTGTCGTTTCATGAGCATTTTGGTGCAACGAAAGGACATACATTAATTAACTGCCAGGATGTTTCAACTGGTCGTGTAGAGACACGTTTGGATAAATGTAAAGTTCACAATGACAAGGAGGAAGACATGGTTTGTGGCGAACACAGTATCGTCTGCTGCCGAGTTTGCATAGCTACATATCATAG gttatGTCAAAGAGTGGATTACTTACCCCACGCTGCTCAAAGCTTTAAAGAAGGCAAAAATTGTGTCGAATTgggcaaaaatgtaaaaagaaaaattggAATAATACAAAGGTCATATATAGAGTACATGACCCGTGCGGTTCAacttaaaatgagaaaaaagacACTTTTGAAACGGTTGGAAGAGTTCAGAATGTCAACGACAGAATTAATTGAGAATCTTGTCAACGAAGCTGAGAAAGACATTGAAGACACTTATAAACCGGAGATGTCTGGTACGCAGAAACATATTGAAAACACCGAAAAGCTCCTTTCAAAGCTAAATACTCTGTCAGAAGATTTTGAAAATGACAAGGATCCTATTCTTGTTTATAAGAATGCATTAGAATGTAAACGCACACTTAAGGATACGCAATTTAAGCCTGACGCGCTTGACAAGAAAATGGCAGTGAATGATAAAGCTTTGTCCCGGATTTCAGATACTGTAAAGAAGTCGTTGAACAACGATCGATATTTTGGTGTTATTGACGTTGAAGGACTAGGGGCTAAAAGTGACGTCCCGAACATGTGCGTGCTATCTGATGGTAGCTACTTTTTATCCCATTTCCACGGTAATAAAATAATTCACATCGATAACAATCTGAAAGGTGTAGACGCGTTTGATGCCGAAAGCTGTGTCTGGGGACTTTGTGCTATAAACCAAAATGAAATTGCTTTTACAATGCCAATAATTAAGAAAGTGCAGTTTTTAACCTATGATAAGAAGCCAGTCTTAAAAACCAGTTTCTCCACAAAGGTGTTTTGTCGCGGAATAGCATATTGTAATGAAAACATATATGTAACTGGTGGTGAGTTTCAGGATGTGGAATCGgcacaaataaatatttttgatttgaaagGAAGATTACTTAACACTTTAGAAAATTGTTCTTACGACAAATATTTCCTCAAGATCCCCAGATCTATAATTGTTAACACTGACTATATATATGTAACGGACTGTTGTATCGGTGTGATCTGTATGGACTTGTATGGTAAACAGAAGTGGACTTACAAAAGTTCAAAATGCAAGTACCCTTGGGGAATTTGTTTCACGCCAAAGTCAAACCTTTTAATTGCCGGATTGGAATCCAACAACATTGCTGTTGTAAGTAAAGATGGCGAGTTGCTGGGTGAGCTGTTAAACGAAGACGACGGTATTTCCGCACCAAAGGCTGTCAGCATTGACATAGCGAACAGTCGTCTTCTAGTCACAACATCAAAGGGAAGTGTTCTGAAAGTCTTCGAATTTGAAGATTGTGAAATATGA